A stretch of Mytilus edulis chromosome 11, xbMytEdul2.2, whole genome shotgun sequence DNA encodes these proteins:
- the LOC139495505 gene encoding uncharacterized protein yields the protein MRTIYNEFGVVIPIGTCICRVCRRKWLGQKGNEEKCNDVICGPPCTDLEEDDFIENIAQLKWDSDEMDELNVNLKDMEHVESLPTLSQTTSTCITEDSSQNSQISDSSLVQTDKLSNLNIFLQQSGVSPVKHMQGSFLSSERTQRRYLQKANDCLAVVIEAICPKEKEAFMEKFVESLCKSTAVENNQSSRSCGVNVSILKEIYDRAETWTFRRQILSILAFEHTYSQMKQMIPGLTSYRYYAAKKHISEVGCGLPIQEMKQTREKIDPCQLEPFLDFITSSHIIKDLPFGERKLKLSTGEIISTPNVIRAIAPTSIIRQYKQFCEDEEIRPLGTSTMYKILEECAASVRHSVEGLDYYVAEGGRAFRDIEEILEGFDCEDEDIKKMKADLLEVKRYLKSDYKVHVRDMAQIADHCRSYALSDIDSNFRNDCKHEHTLCCTQCLLLESFMDDVLVKVNNKEWDHTDQVMFKAIDLKKNFNYRVKVVTPVIDLDPVQNSIKSIPGISQLHNFKFEDSCLRVWKAYGIGAGKLIPWTDICQDMNVSQLKTVQNWLEKSCNVFSSDDMTGEEEVEECGPPAKKAKSEENIYSCPIEGCDRSFESNSGLEQHIILGNCNYQLEKQSLMDRSKSEYSVKLDKLYPKTVNISCSTTSEIANTVKIGWALKMKKKKTIFNVEQKQFMQDQFDIGKHTGRKVDPFEAAKLMMVEVKNGERRFKKSEYLTGSQISGYFSRLSQKDRKMCKEDITVSQNEDDKYNLKMSAIKKMESL from the exons ATGAGAACAATCTACAATGAGTTTGGAGTTGTGATACCCATAGGAACAT GTATTTGCAGAGTATGTAGAAGAAAATGGTTAGGACAAAAGGGCAATGAAGAAAAATGTAATGATGTTATTTGTGGTCCACCATGTACAGATTTGGAAGAAGatgattttatagaaaacatt GCACAGCTGAAATGGGATTCAGATGAAATGGATGAATTAAATGTGAACTTAAAGGACATGGAACATGTTGAAAGTCTACCAACCCTCAGCCAAACTACATCTACATGTATAACTGAAGATTCAAGTCAAAACAGTCAGATTTCAGATTCATCCCTAGTACAAACTGATAAGCTGTCTAACTTGAACATATTTTTACAACAGTCAGGTGTTAGTCCTGTCAAACACATGCAAGGTTCATTCTTATCTAGTGAAAGAACACAAAGGAGATATTTACAAAAAGCCAATGATTGCCTTGCAGTAGTAATTGAAGCAATTTGTCCTAAAGAAAAAGAGGCCTTTATGGAAAAATTTGTAGAAAGTCTTTGTAAAAGTACAGCAGTTGAAAATAATCAATCATCTAGATCATGTGGAGTGAATGTTTCAATACTAAAAGAAATCTATGACCGAGCAGAAACCTGGACTTTCAGAAGGCAGATTTTATCAATTTTGGCTTTTGAACACACGTACAGCCAAATGAAACAG ATGATACCTGGTTTAACCTCATACAGGTATTATGCAGCAAAAAAACACATTTCTGAAGTTGGATGTGGCCTGCCTATTCAAGAAATGAAACAGACGAGAGAAAAAATTGACCCATGTCAATTAGAACCATTTCTTGACTTCATTACGTCATCACACATTATCAAAGACCTGCCATTCGGTGAAAGGAAACTGAAACTTTCTACTGGGGAGATTATTTCTACACCAAATGTGATCAGGGCTATTGCTCCAACAAGTATCATCAGACAGTACAAGCAGTTTTGTGAAGATGAAGAAATCAGACCATTGG gcacaagtacaatgtataagattCTAGAAGAGTGTGCCGCTTCTGTTAGACATAGTGTGGAAGGGTTGGACTATTATGTGGCTGAAGGTGGAAGAGCGTTTAGAGATATTGAAGAAATTTTGGAAGGATTTGATTGTGAAGATGAGGATATCAAAAAGATGAAGGCTGATCTTCTTGAAGTTAAAAGATACTTAAAGTCTGATTATAAG GTACATGTACGAGACATGGCTCAAATTGCAGACCATTGCAGATCATATGCACTGAGTGATATAGACAGTAATTTCAGAAATGACTGTAAACATGAACATACACTTTGTTGTACTCAGTGTCTTTTATTAGAATCTTTTATGGATGATGTTCTAGTTAAAGTCAACAACAAAGAATGGGATCACACAGATCAAGTTAtgtttaag GCTATTGATTTGAAAAAGAACTTCAACTATAGAGTTAAAGTTGTAACTCCTGTAATTGACCTGGATCCTGTTCAAAATAGCATTAAATCAATACCAGGAATATCACAGTTGCATAATTTCAAATTTGAGGATTCGTGCTTGAGAGTGTGGAAAGCATATGGAATAGGAGCAG GGAAATTAATTCCATGGACAGATATCTGTCAAGATATGAATGTTTCCCAGTTGAAAACAGTTCAAAATTGGTTGGAGAAATCTTGCAATGTTTTTTCTTCAG ATGATATGACAGGGGAAGAAGAAGTGGAAGAGTGTGGACCCCCAGCAAAGAAAGCAAAATCTGAAGAAAATATTTACAGTTGTCCTATAGAGGGTTGTGACAGGTCGTTCGAAAGTAATAGTGGTCTGGAACAACACATTATCCTAGGAAATTGTAACTATCAGTTGGAAAAGCAGTCATTGATGGACAGATCAAAATCAGAGTATAGTGTTAAATTGGATAAACTGTATCCAAAAACTGTAAATATTTCATGTTCTACTACTTCTGAAATTGCAAATACAGTAAAAATTGGTTGGGctctaaaaatgaagaaaaagaaaacgatTTTTAATGTTGAACAAAAACAATTCATGCAAGACCAGTTTGATATAGGCAAACACACTGGCAGGAAGGTTGATCCTTTTGAGGCAGCCAAGTTAATGATGGTGGAAGTGAAAAATGGTGAGAGAAGATTTAAGAAATCTGAATATCTAACTGGCTCCCAGATTTCTGGTTATTTCTCTAGATTGTCTCAAAAGGATAGAAAAATGTGTAAAGAAGACATTACAGTTTCTCAAAATGAAGATGACAAATATAACTTGAAAATGagtgcaattaaaaaaatggAATCCTTGTAA